The proteins below come from a single Caulobacter segnis ATCC 21756 genomic window:
- a CDS encoding histidine-type phosphatase, producing the protein MLGLRSRHLTAQALLTCAVLACASSGQAASPRVERVVMIMRHGVRAPIVGEAPLDTKTGAPWPTWPVPPEHLTTRGAKALEILGRSDRRWLAGLGVLPARGCPAEGKVRIWTNTAQRTIASGEAFGRGLTPGCGTPVGHRPQGDVDPLFEPLRAGVAPFDPTAAIASIQAYTGGVDRLAARLKPALDELDRVLDCGPAKACSPRRVSGVTPSADGRGIDLTGPLRDASGTAQVLLLQYVEGLSPGPKSWRAVKPSALKRLGALHAALFDVFTRPPYMTARQAGPLSHRVLEVFDEPGAGVDVFMGHDTNVTAMAAALGVPLDAPSYATGDVPPGGALIFMSLVDDTGNRSVRVYYQTQSPKTLRRLGARVSRPAIAVPGHERDSIPLEEFRRRLAAGAPSMMPIK; encoded by the coding sequence ATGCTCGGCCTTCGCTCCCGCCACCTGACGGCGCAAGCGCTGCTCACCTGCGCGGTCCTGGCCTGCGCCAGCAGCGGCCAGGCCGCCTCTCCACGCGTGGAGCGCGTCGTCATGATCATGCGCCACGGCGTGCGCGCGCCGATCGTCGGGGAGGCGCCGCTGGACACCAAGACTGGCGCGCCCTGGCCGACTTGGCCGGTTCCGCCCGAACATCTGACGACGCGGGGCGCCAAGGCGCTCGAGATCCTGGGGCGTTCAGACCGCCGCTGGCTGGCCGGCCTGGGGGTCCTGCCCGCGCGCGGATGCCCCGCCGAGGGCAAAGTGCGGATCTGGACCAACACCGCCCAGCGCACGATCGCCAGCGGCGAAGCCTTCGGCCGGGGCCTGACGCCCGGATGTGGGACCCCCGTCGGCCATCGCCCGCAAGGCGACGTCGATCCGTTGTTCGAGCCTCTGCGCGCGGGCGTCGCCCCGTTCGATCCGACAGCCGCCATCGCCTCGATCCAGGCCTATACGGGCGGCGTCGATCGCCTGGCCGCTCGCCTCAAGCCGGCGCTCGACGAACTGGACCGAGTGCTGGACTGCGGCCCGGCCAAGGCCTGTTCGCCACGCCGTGTCTCCGGCGTCACGCCGTCGGCGGACGGGCGCGGAATCGACCTGACCGGCCCCCTCCGCGACGCTTCCGGCACGGCGCAGGTGTTGCTCCTGCAATATGTTGAAGGGCTCTCGCCCGGCCCAAAAAGCTGGCGCGCCGTCAAGCCCAGCGCCTTGAAGCGCCTCGGCGCGCTGCACGCCGCGCTGTTCGATGTCTTCACGCGCCCGCCTTACATGACGGCGCGCCAGGCCGGACCGCTGAGTCACCGCGTGCTGGAGGTCTTCGACGAGCCAGGAGCCGGCGTCGACGTTTTCATGGGCCACGACACCAACGTCACAGCCATGGCGGCGGCGCTGGGCGTCCCCCTCGACGCGCCTAGCTACGCCACGGGCGACGTTCCGCCCGGCGGCGCGCTCATCTTCATGAGCCTCGTGGACGACACGGGAAACCGATCGGTCCGCGTCTACTACCAGACGCAGTCGCCAAAGACGCTGAGGCGACTGGGAGCGCGCGTTTCGAGGCCCGCGATCGCCGTACCAGGCCATGAACGCGACTCTATCCCGTTGGAAGAATTCCGCCGCCGTCTCGCTGCCGGCGCACCATCGATGATGCCGATTAAGTAA
- a CDS encoding OsmC family protein, translating to MLEYRVTARRVDQHGSVAEAKAAEVVLDTDLAGRQDAFNPAELFLAAIAACMIKGIERVTPMLDFDLRGVEVRLHAVRQDSPPLIVSVDYVLIVDTDESDQRLELLHKNVRKYGTISNTVALATKLEGVIQARR from the coding sequence ATGCTTGAGTATCGCGTTACGGCCCGACGCGTGGATCAGCACGGCTCCGTGGCGGAAGCCAAGGCGGCCGAGGTGGTGCTCGACACCGATCTGGCGGGTCGCCAGGACGCCTTCAATCCCGCCGAACTCTTTCTCGCCGCGATCGCCGCCTGCATGATCAAGGGCATCGAGCGGGTCACGCCCATGCTCGACTTCGATCTTCGCGGGGTCGAGGTGCGGCTGCACGCCGTGCGCCAGGACAGCCCGCCACTGATCGTTTCGGTGGACTACGTTCTGATCGTCGACACCGATGAGAGCGACCAGCGGCTGGAGCTGCTTCATAAGAACGTGCGCAAGTACGGCACCATCTCCAATACAGTCGCGCTCGCCACCAAGCTGGAAGGGGTCATCCAGGCTCGACGGTGA
- the arsC gene encoding arsenate reductase (glutaredoxin) (This arsenate reductase requires both glutathione and glutaredoxin to convert arsenate to arsenite, after which the efflux transporter formed by ArsA and ArsB can extrude the arsenite from the cell, providing resistance.): MSDSDFPVVIYHNPNCGTSRNVLAMIRAAGYEPKVIEYLRTGWTHDQLQDLAKEAGLSFHQLMRTRGTPAEELGLTAEGVSEAKILEAMIAHPILVNRPLVVTPRGVKLCRPSEVVFDLLDRHPDSFTKEDGEVVDLSARP, from the coding sequence GTGAGCGACTCTGATTTCCCGGTGGTGATCTACCACAACCCCAACTGCGGCACGTCGCGTAACGTCCTGGCGATGATCCGCGCCGCCGGCTACGAGCCTAAGGTCATCGAATACCTGCGGACCGGCTGGACCCACGATCAGCTGCAAGACCTCGCCAAGGAGGCGGGCCTGTCGTTCCACCAGCTCATGCGCACGCGCGGCACGCCGGCCGAAGAGCTTGGATTGACGGCCGAGGGCGTCAGCGAGGCGAAGATCCTCGAGGCCATGATCGCTCACCCGATCCTGGTCAACCGTCCGCTGGTGGTCACGCCGCGCGGCGTCAAGCTCTGCCGGCCGTCGGAGGTGGTGTTCGATCTCCTCGATCGTCACCCCGACAGTTTCACCAAGGAAGATGGCGAGGTCGTCGACCTGTCGGCGCGGCCCTAA
- a CDS encoding DUF2939 domain-containing protein, protein MRHGGKFVAATIALAVLIAIGAYFASPYVALVGLVNALRAGDKDGLEERVDFPAVREHLKAEITASFVAKFQSDPELQSNPFAGLGLALVPMMADKAVDALVTPEGLTRLLAPEKEADRGPVFGLPKDAGYMTLDRFRVSAPAGHDKASKINLILRRKGLFHWTVTRIELPKDVLSTEEGATPSAAPASEPPQPAEPQVAQSPEPEPEVPVAASVATSSNAVEGAPPPVAALIRRWYAQNDRCRGGSGDDPSTALACDDRETIAGKIDELGWCYGENPARQTAWARCNGR, encoded by the coding sequence ATGCGCCATGGGGGGAAGTTCGTCGCGGCCACGATTGCCTTAGCGGTCTTGATCGCCATTGGCGCTTACTTCGCCTCGCCCTATGTGGCGCTTGTCGGCCTCGTCAACGCGCTGAGAGCCGGCGACAAGGATGGCCTGGAAGAGCGCGTGGACTTTCCGGCCGTGCGCGAGCACCTGAAGGCCGAGATCACCGCCAGCTTCGTGGCCAAATTCCAGAGTGATCCTGAGCTGCAATCGAACCCGTTCGCGGGCTTGGGCTTGGCGCTGGTTCCGATGATGGCCGACAAGGCCGTTGATGCGCTCGTCACTCCGGAGGGTTTGACGCGTCTCCTGGCGCCGGAAAAGGAGGCCGATCGCGGACCGGTTTTCGGGCTGCCTAAGGACGCGGGCTACATGACGCTCGATCGCTTCCGGGTCAGCGCGCCGGCGGGACATGACAAAGCGTCGAAGATCAATCTCATCCTGCGCCGCAAGGGTCTTTTCCATTGGACGGTGACGCGCATCGAATTGCCCAAGGACGTGCTTTCCACGGAGGAGGGCGCGACGCCTTCAGCCGCGCCGGCCTCTGAGCCGCCTCAACCCGCGGAGCCGCAGGTTGCGCAGTCTCCGGAGCCGGAGCCGGAGGTCCCGGTCGCGGCGAGCGTCGCGACCAGTTCCAACGCCGTCGAGGGAGCGCCGCCGCCGGTCGCGGCCTTGATCCGCCGATGGTATGCGCAAAACGATCGTTGCCGCGGTGGCTCGGGTGATGATCCGTCGACAGCGCTGGCCTGCGATGATCGCGAGACGATCGCTGGCAAGATCGATGAACTCGGCTGGTGTTACGGTGAAAATCCAGCCCGCCAGACGGCGTGGGCGCGCTGCAATGGCCGCTAA